A portion of the Wolbachia endosymbiont of Oedothorax gibbosus genome contains these proteins:
- a CDS encoding PQ-loop domain-containing transporter, with protein MYINVEKFFGFIGIITTIIGLLPQVYKAYVTKLTHDVSMLMLVSYLICSLSWLGYAVCHGATLGVFCSVAESAVSIISIIQKCYYDAKSTRGNLS; from the coding sequence ATGTACATAAATGTTGAAAAATTCTTTGGCTTCATTGGGATAATTACAACTATCATTGGATTATTACCTCAAGTATATAAAGCATATGTCACTAAACTTACTCATGATGTGTCAATGCTAATGTTGGTGAGCTATCTTATTTGTTCATTGTCTTGGCTTGGCTATGCTGTTTGTCATGGTGCAACTCTTGGGGTGTTTTGCAGTGTTGCTGAATCAGCGGTCAGTATAATATCAATTATTCAAAAGTGTTATTACGATGCAAAATCTACACGAGGCAATTTATCATAA
- a CDS encoding SPFH domain-containing protein, whose translation MKSIKGKIVMVQDKRLSQLSLFPFLILGLVVFLSSIILDSSIILDSLIFPKFTVPAVIFLALVSIMPICCFINEPNEARVIEFLGHYIGTYFKSGMFITIPFANKHVISLKFQNINTEKIKVNDANGSPIEISAVIVWRVSSPAKAHYSVSNYHEFVFVQSDSVIRELASNYPYDSESDEESLRKNSDKISNELQSMLQQRLDIAGIEITEARISHLAYSSEIAQAMLRRQQAHAITSARKLIVQNAIGIIEEVIAHFEKNKSLQLDGKQKVQLINNLLVALISEQDAQPTISLDNN comes from the coding sequence ATGAAAAGCATTAAAGGTAAAATAGTTATGGTACAAGATAAAAGATTAAGTCAATTAAGTTTGTTTCCTTTCTTGATATTGGGATTAGTTGTATTTTTATCTTCAATAATTTTAGATTCTTCCATAATTTTAGATTCTTTAATATTTCCAAAGTTTACAGTTCCGGCAGTTATTTTTCTTGCTTTAGTATCTATAATGCCTATATGTTGCTTTATTAACGAGCCAAATGAAGCAAGAGTGATAGAGTTTCTTGGTCATTATATTGGAACTTATTTTAAATCCGGAATGTTTATCACAATCCCATTTGCAAACAAACATGTCATTTCTCTAAAATTTCAAAATATCAACACAGAAAAAATAAAAGTGAATGATGCAAATGGAAGTCCAATAGAGATTTCTGCAGTAATTGTTTGGAGAGTGAGCAGTCCTGCAAAGGCACATTACAGTGTTAGTAACTATCATGAATTTGTTTTTGTGCAAAGCGATTCGGTAATAAGAGAATTAGCAAGCAATTATCCGTATGATAGCGAAAGCGATGAGGAATCTTTACGTAAAAATTCTGATAAAATTTCGAATGAATTGCAGTCAATGCTACAACAAAGATTAGATATTGCAGGAATTGAGATTACAGAAGCAAGAATATCGCATTTGGCGTATTCGTCCGAGATTGCACAAGCAATGTTAAGGCGTCAACAAGCACATGCTATCACTTCGGCAAGAAAGCTTATAGTGCAAAACGCAATAGGAATTATCGAGGAAGTAATAGCTCATTTTGAAAAAAACAAAAGCTTACAATTAGATGGCAAGCAAAAGGTTCAATTGATAAATAATTTGTTGGTTGCTCTAATCTCTGAGCAAGATGCACAACCAACGATTAGTTTGGATAATAATTAG
- a CDS encoding M23 family metallopeptidase, whose protein sequence is MRLVIFVLLCILPAYATETSTDLAQPFQHGIRKKKATLTTESDGKLLFISSDIKSSFFATEGLAPDTVVKLINIYKDFGVDFKKDIVPESKLEVLFERLPNNQKTEEKILYASLTINKKAISLYHYKSQDGKERYFNKEGISLKDGEIFANPLNGDYRISSKFGNRKHPIRGKIVFHKGVDYAAKLGTPIHAAAEGVIEYVGKNGGYGNYIKIKHKNEYSTCYAHISRFSGDIKLGSKVKQGQVIAYVGSTGVATGPHLHYEVIYNGKHIDPLTIAHKVKVKLLDYELKEFKRLMGEVDKIVHDKTFN, encoded by the coding sequence ATGAGGCTGGTAATATTTGTATTGCTTTGTATTTTACCAGCATATGCTACTGAAACATCAACAGATCTTGCACAGCCATTCCAGCATGGAATCAGGAAAAAAAAAGCTACTTTGACGACAGAAAGTGATGGAAAGTTGTTATTCATATCTAGTGACATAAAATCCTCTTTTTTTGCCACGGAAGGATTGGCGCCAGATACAGTGGTAAAATTGATCAACATATATAAAGATTTTGGTGTTGATTTTAAAAAAGACATTGTGCCAGAGAGTAAATTAGAGGTTCTTTTTGAGAGATTGCCTAATAATCAGAAGACTGAAGAAAAGATTTTATATGCTTCACTGACAATAAACAAGAAAGCTATTAGTTTATATCATTATAAATCGCAAGACGGCAAAGAAAGGTATTTTAATAAAGAAGGAATAAGCTTAAAAGATGGCGAAATTTTTGCAAATCCTTTAAATGGAGATTATCGTATATCTTCAAAATTTGGCAATAGAAAGCACCCTATTCGCGGTAAAATTGTTTTTCACAAAGGAGTGGATTATGCAGCTAAACTTGGCACTCCTATACATGCTGCTGCAGAGGGTGTGATAGAATATGTAGGAAAGAACGGTGGCTATGGAAATTATATCAAAATAAAACACAAAAATGAATATTCAACCTGTTATGCGCATATAAGTAGATTTAGTGGTGATATAAAGTTAGGCTCTAAAGTAAAGCAGGGGCAGGTCATCGCTTATGTTGGTAGCACTGGTGTTGCAACAGGACCCCATTTACATTACGAAGTTATATATAACGGCAAACACATCGATCCGCTTACGATAGCACATAAAGTTAAGGTAAAATTACTTGACTATGAACTGAAAGAATTTAAGCGACTTATGGGTGAGGTGGATAAAATAGTTCACGATAAAACTTTTAATTAA
- a CDS encoding IS5 family transposase (programmed frameshift) — protein sequence MKYKEIEKLEGEKFRRLTGVKKSTFKRMVEILDEEDKRKKARSGRKSKLCIEDRLLMALEYMREYRTYFHIGQSYGMSESNCFKIIRWVEDTLIKHPDFALPGKKDLLNSNVEYEVLVIDGTETAVERPKKKQKRFYSGKKKRHTIKTQIVTEKKSKKVVCTSFSNGRKHDFRMFRESKIAILPQTKILADSGYRGMQKIHKNVELPHRRSKKNPLSKEKKAENRSLSIRRVVVENVIGLLKRFKIISDRYRNRRKRFGLRFNLIASIHNRELLS from the exons ATGAAATATAAGGAAATAGAAAAGTTAGAAGGAGAAAAGTTTCGACGTTTAACGGGGGTAAAAAAATCAACATTTAAGAGAATGGTAGAAATTCTAGATGAGGAGGATAAAAGGAAAAAAGCTAGAAGTGGAAGAAAAAGCAAACTTTGTATAGAAGATAGATTACTTATGGCACTGGAATATATGAGAGAATATCGTACATATTTTCATATAGGACAAAGTTATGGCATGAGTGAAAGCAACTGTTTTAAAATAATAAGGTGGGTAGAAGACACATTAATAAAACATCCAGATTTTGCATTACCAGGAAAAAAAGATCTATTAAATAGTAATGTAGAATACGAAGTTTTGGTAATAGATGGAACTGAAACAGCAGTAGAAAGGCCAA AAAAAAAGCAAAAGCGCTTTTACTCTGGAAAGAAAAAAAGGCATACTATAAAAACACAAATAGTAACAGAGAAGAAGAGTAAAAAGGTCGTATGTACATCTTTCTCCAATGGTAGAAAACATGATTTTCGGATGTTTAGAGAATCAAAGATAGCAATATTACCGCAAACTAAGATCCTAGCTGATTCTGGTTACAGAGGAATGCAAAAGATACATAAAAATGTTGAATTACCACATAGAAGATCAAAAAAGAATCCTTTATCAAAGGAGAAAAAAGCAGAAAATAGATCTCTCTCTATACGAAGAGTGGTAGTTGAAAACGTAATCGGCTTATTGAAAAGGTTTAAAATCATTTCTGACAGATATAGAAATCGACGAAAACGTTTTGGCTTAAGATTTAATTTGATTGCCTCTATTCACAATAGAGAGCTCCTTTCATGA
- a CDS encoding thiamine diphosphokinase yields MLNGEIPGSSFFKQGIPIIAVDGGANRLVSIGVQPDLVIGDLDSVNPDLRANLNTVHLPDQDYCDFSKAIAHLKTMKLLPSIITGITGGAIDHILQNINVFLSTGSIFYTPSPPMVGYTLQKGTTHFFFAKKY; encoded by the coding sequence GTGTTAAATGGAGAAATACCGGGTTCATCGTTTTTTAAACAAGGTATACCTATTATTGCTGTGGATGGAGGAGCAAATCGGCTTGTGTCAATTGGTGTGCAGCCTGATCTTGTAATAGGAGATTTAGATAGCGTAAATCCGGATTTACGTGCTAATTTAAATACAGTGCATCTACCTGATCAAGATTATTGCGACTTTTCTAAAGCCATAGCCCATTTAAAAACAATGAAGTTGCTGCCATCGATAATAACAGGTATTACTGGAGGAGCAATTGATCACATATTACAAAATATTAACGTTTTTCTAAGTACAGGTAGTATCTTTTACACACCTTCACCTCCCATGGTAGGTTATACCTTACAAAAAGGTACTACCCATTTTTTTTTTGCCAAAAAATACTAA
- a CDS encoding YebC/PmpR family DNA-binding transcriptional regulator codes for MAGHSQFSNIKHRKGAQDVKRSQKFTKLIREVTVAAKQGLPDPELNPRLRSAIFAARKENLPKDKIETAIKNATGNVAGENYEEIQYEGHGPSGTALIVHALTNNRNRTASEVRYIFSRKGGNLGETGSVSYLFDHVGLIVYKAESANFDDLFSHGIELEVLNVEENDKEGLHVITCEIKDFGKVRDAFYAKFGEPEFARLSWQPKDLIEISDKELIDKLSALVEELEDNDDVQYVEGNFTFVDKL; via the coding sequence ATGGCTGGTCATTCACAATTTTCAAATATAAAACATCGGAAAGGCGCTCAGGATGTAAAGCGCTCTCAAAAATTTACGAAGCTGATTAGAGAAGTAACAGTTGCTGCAAAGCAAGGGCTGCCCGATCCCGAACTCAACCCGCGCCTTCGCTCTGCTATATTTGCTGCACGCAAGGAAAATCTACCAAAAGATAAAATAGAAACAGCAATAAAAAATGCAACCGGTAACGTTGCTGGAGAAAATTACGAAGAAATCCAATATGAAGGTCATGGGCCTTCTGGCACTGCACTCATTGTCCATGCTTTGACTAATAATCGCAACCGCACTGCTTCTGAGGTGCGTTATATTTTTTCTCGCAAAGGTGGAAATTTAGGAGAAACAGGAAGCGTTAGTTACCTTTTTGATCATGTAGGTTTAATTGTCTATAAAGCAGAGAGTGCGAATTTTGACGATTTATTCAGTCATGGAATCGAATTAGAAGTATTGAACGTTGAGGAAAATGACAAAGAAGGATTACACGTTATAACTTGTGAAATAAAAGATTTTGGTAAAGTACGCGATGCCTTTTATGCAAAATTCGGAGAGCCAGAATTTGCTCGTCTTTCATGGCAGCCAAAAGATCTGATTGAAATTAGCGATAAAGAGTTGATTGATAAATTATCTGCATTGGTTGAAGAGCTGGAAGATAATGATGATGTACAGTATGTGGAAGGTAATTTTACTTTTGTTGATAAGCTATGA